From a region of the Pseudomonas fulva 12-X genome:
- a CDS encoding acyl-CoA dehydrogenase family protein — MSSEARLHLAPLEQPLFAAHLFPADFGSRTATVERLARQLAASAVERDKAGGSAPAERELLRGSGLLTLAVPQQYGGQGVAWPDIYRIVRYLAAADSSLAHLFAFQHLQVATILLFGGPEQQRHWLTRTVQENWFWGNATNGRDTGLALSPREEHFELNGSKSFCSGALGADALVISAPRGNRSEDRVFIVLPGGRDGMSVNSDWDGFGQRQTDSGTVQFEQVFVDSSELLGPVGPSPRTTLRACLSQLILTQLYLGNAQAAMDAALRYTREQSRAWPASGVAKASDDPFIQQRYGELWLRYRAAVPLAEQAAVRLQAAWEKSALTAAERAEVALAISEAKVVAVRAALDITSQIFENMGARATSSRYGFDRFWRNVRVHSLHDPVDYKVRDLGHWLLSGQGPQASLYS; from the coding sequence ATGAGCAGCGAAGCACGCCTGCACCTGGCCCCCCTGGAACAACCGCTGTTCGCTGCACACCTGTTCCCTGCCGACTTCGGCAGCCGCACGGCCACGGTCGAGCGCCTGGCCCGGCAGTTGGCCGCCAGCGCCGTGGAGCGTGACAAAGCCGGCGGCAGCGCGCCGGCCGAACGTGAACTGTTGCGCGGCAGCGGCCTGCTGACCCTCGCCGTACCGCAGCAATACGGCGGCCAGGGCGTGGCCTGGCCGGATATCTATCGCATCGTGCGTTACCTCGCTGCCGCCGACAGCTCGCTCGCCCACCTCTTCGCGTTCCAGCATTTGCAGGTGGCGACCATCCTGCTGTTCGGCGGCCCCGAGCAGCAGCGCCACTGGCTGACCCGCACCGTGCAGGAAAACTGGTTCTGGGGTAACGCCACCAATGGTCGCGACACTGGCCTGGCGCTCAGCCCCCGCGAGGAGCACTTCGAGCTCAATGGCAGCAAATCCTTCTGCTCCGGCGCCCTGGGTGCCGATGCCCTGGTGATCAGCGCACCGCGGGGCAATCGCAGCGAAGATCGGGTATTCATCGTGCTGCCGGGCGGGCGCGATGGCATGAGTGTGAACAGCGACTGGGACGGCTTCGGCCAGCGCCAGACCGACAGCGGCACCGTGCAGTTCGAGCAGGTGTTCGTCGACAGCAGCGAGCTGCTCGGCCCGGTCGGCCCCAGCCCACGTACCACGCTGCGCGCCTGCCTGTCGCAGCTGATTCTTACCCAGCTCTATCTCGGTAACGCCCAGGCTGCGATGGATGCGGCGCTACGCTATACCCGCGAGCAAAGCCGCGCCTGGCCGGCGTCCGGCGTCGCCAAGGCCAGCGACGATCCATTCATCCAGCAGCGTTATGGCGAACTCTGGCTGCGTTACCGCGCCGCCGTGCCACTGGCTGAACAGGCGGCCGTGCGCCTGCAGGCCGCCTGGGAGAAATCGGCACTGACTGCCGCCGAACGCGCCGAGGTAGCCCTGGCGATCAGCGAAGCGAAAGTCGTGGCGGTACGCGCCGCTCTGGATATCACCAGCCAGATCTTCGAGAACATGGGCGCCCGCGCCACCAGCTCGCGCTACGGTTTCGACCGCTTCTGGCGCAACGTGCGGGTGCACAGCCTGCATGACCCCGTCGACTACAAGGTGCGTGATCTCGGCCACTGGCTGCTCAGCGGCCAGGGCCCGCAAGCCTCGCTGTACAGCTGA
- a CDS encoding SfnB family sulfur acquisition oxidoreductase → MNALLKTAAVTIRDDAEALATAERLATHFATGAAERDANRQLPYGELEQFSQSGLGGISVPASHGGAGVSSVTLAKVIARISQADGSLGQIPQNHFYALEVLRVNGSEAQQRRLYAEVLAGQRFGNALAELGTKTALDRNTRLTRTANGYRIDGRKFYCTGALFAQRIPTLAIDENGAGFLVFVPRQAKGVQVIDDWSGFGQRTTGSGSVVFDGVAVAADDVVPFQSAFDRPTTVGPFAQLLHAAIDTGIARGAYEDLLHFVRHKSRPWIDAGIEKASDDPLTQQEIGKLRVRLAATEALLERAGQFVDRAQGEPDADSVAAASIAVAEARAISTETSLLLGSKLLELAGSRATLAEHGLDRHWRNARTHTLHDPVRWKYHAIGDFYLNDRLPPRRGTI, encoded by the coding sequence ATGAACGCACTGCTTAAAACCGCCGCGGTAACCATCCGCGATGACGCCGAGGCGCTGGCCACTGCCGAGCGCCTGGCCACGCATTTCGCCACGGGCGCCGCCGAGCGTGATGCCAACCGTCAGCTGCCTTACGGCGAGCTGGAACAATTCAGCCAGTCCGGCCTGGGCGGCATCAGCGTGCCCGCTTCGCATGGTGGCGCCGGCGTATCCAGCGTCACCCTGGCCAAGGTCATTGCACGGATTTCCCAGGCTGACGGCTCGCTTGGGCAAATCCCGCAAAACCATTTCTATGCCCTGGAAGTACTGAGGGTGAACGGTAGCGAAGCGCAGCAGCGCCGGCTGTATGCCGAGGTGCTGGCCGGCCAGCGCTTTGGCAACGCCCTGGCCGAGCTGGGCACCAAGACGGCCCTGGATCGCAATACGCGGCTGACCCGCACGGCCAACGGCTATCGCATCGACGGGCGCAAGTTCTACTGCACCGGCGCCCTCTTCGCCCAACGCATCCCGACCCTGGCCATCGACGAAAACGGCGCCGGCTTTCTCGTCTTCGTGCCGCGCCAGGCCAAGGGCGTGCAGGTGATCGACGACTGGAGCGGCTTCGGCCAGCGCACCACCGGCAGTGGCAGCGTGGTATTCGACGGCGTAGCGGTGGCCGCCGACGACGTGGTGCCGTTCCAGAGCGCCTTCGACCGTCCGACCACGGTGGGCCCGTTCGCCCAGTTGCTGCATGCGGCCATCGACACCGGCATCGCCCGCGGCGCCTATGAAGACCTGTTGCACTTCGTTCGCCACAAGTCGCGGCCGTGGATCGACGCCGGCATCGAAAAGGCCAGTGACGACCCGCTGACCCAGCAGGAAATCGGCAAGCTGCGCGTGCGCCTGGCCGCCACCGAAGCGCTGCTGGAGCGCGCTGGCCAATTCGTCGACCGAGCCCAGGGCGAGCCTGACGCCGACAGCGTGGCCGCCGCGTCGATTGCGGTGGCCGAGGCCCGGGCCATCAGCACGGAAACCTCGCTGCTGCTCGGCAGCAAGCTGCTGGAGCTGGCTGGCAGCCGCGCCACCCTGGCCGAACACGGCCTCGACCGCCACTGGCGCAACGCCCGCACCCACACCCTGCACGACCCGGTGCGCTGGAAGTACCACGCCATCGGCGACTTCTACCTCAACGACCGCCTGCCGCCGCGTCGGGGGACCATCTGA
- a CDS encoding aliphatic sulfonate ABC transporter substrate-binding protein, whose protein sequence is MKKTALRVGLAALFAAWLPTAAHAAQPKEVRLDYAYYAPTSLVLKQQGLLEKALEPQGISVKWVFSQGSNRSLEYLNGGSTDFASTAGLAAVLSRANGAPIKTIYVASRPEWTALVVPKDSPIQSVADLKGKKIAATKGTDPFLFLLQSLQKAGLNKNDVEIVHLQHPDGRVALERGDVQAWAGLDPLMASSELQAGSRLLYRNRDFNSYSVLSVTETFAEQQPALIEQVIAAYEQARQWAIANPDALAQLLANEAKLPLEVARLQLSRTDFSNSQPGAEHIDALKAAAPILLEEGLVRPGTDVAGVVDQLITPQLAAKVIARSVAKAGN, encoded by the coding sequence ATGAAAAAAACCGCTTTGCGTGTCGGGCTCGCCGCCCTGTTCGCTGCCTGGCTGCCCACTGCCGCGCACGCCGCGCAGCCCAAGGAAGTACGCCTGGACTACGCCTATTACGCGCCCACTAGCCTGGTGCTCAAGCAGCAGGGCTTGCTGGAGAAAGCGCTTGAGCCGCAAGGCATCAGCGTCAAATGGGTATTCAGCCAGGGCAGCAACCGCTCGCTGGAATACCTCAACGGTGGCAGCACCGATTTCGCCTCTACCGCCGGCTTGGCCGCGGTGCTGAGCCGCGCCAATGGCGCACCGATCAAGACCATCTACGTGGCCAGCCGCCCGGAATGGACGGCACTGGTGGTCCCCAAGGATTCGCCGATCCAGTCCGTTGCCGACCTCAAGGGCAAGAAGATCGCGGCCACCAAGGGCACCGATCCCTTCCTATTCCTGCTGCAGAGCTTGCAGAAAGCCGGGCTGAACAAGAACGATGTGGAGATCGTCCACCTGCAGCACCCCGATGGCCGTGTGGCCCTGGAGCGTGGCGACGTGCAGGCCTGGGCCGGGCTCGATCCGCTGATGGCGTCGAGCGAACTGCAGGCCGGTTCGCGGCTGCTGTACCGCAACCGCGACTTCAACAGCTACAGCGTACTCAGCGTGACCGAAACCTTCGCCGAGCAGCAGCCGGCGCTGATCGAGCAGGTCATCGCCGCCTACGAGCAGGCCCGCCAATGGGCCATCGCCAACCCGGACGCCCTGGCCCAACTGCTGGCCAATGAAGCCAAGCTGCCGCTGGAAGTGGCCAGGCTGCAGCTGTCGCGTACCGACTTCAGCAACTCGCAGCCAGGCGCCGAACACATCGACGCGCTGAAGGCGGCAGCGCCGATCCTGCTCGAAGAGGGGCTAGTGCGCCCGGGCACCGATGTTGCCGGGGTTGTCGATCAGCTGATCACGCCGCAACTGGCAGCCAAGGTGATCGCTCGCTCCGTGGCCAAGGCAGGTAACTGA
- a CDS encoding aliphatic sulfonate ABC transporter substrate-binding protein yields the protein MSLPHRPILALLLSLGLATAPIANAAEQLRIGYQKSSTLISLLKQQGSLEKTLAAQDITVSWHEFPSGQPLLEALNVGNIDLSADVADTVPVFAQAAGADLAYFAQEAPSPHAQAIVVREESPIRTLADLKGKKVAVTKAAGVHYLLIAALAKAGLKFSDIEPAYLTPADGRAAFENRKVDAWVTWEPFISGAQQQLPTRILADGEGVADYQRYYLTSAAFAKAHPQVLQSVFSELVKAGDWLCANPRQGAEILGPLWGNLDPAVVEKANAKRSYQVRLVQPGSLAEQQKIADAFFAAGLLPKAVDASKVTLWSPAK from the coding sequence ATGTCATTGCCCCACCGCCCGATACTCGCGTTGCTGCTGAGCCTCGGCCTGGCCACCGCGCCAATCGCTAACGCTGCCGAACAGCTGCGCATCGGTTACCAAAAGTCGTCAACGCTGATCAGCCTGCTCAAACAGCAAGGCAGCCTGGAAAAGACCCTGGCCGCTCAGGACATCACCGTCAGCTGGCACGAATTTCCCAGTGGCCAGCCGCTGCTCGAAGCCCTCAACGTCGGCAATATCGACCTTTCGGCTGACGTCGCCGATACCGTACCGGTGTTCGCCCAGGCCGCTGGCGCCGACCTCGCCTACTTCGCTCAGGAAGCGCCCTCGCCCCATGCCCAAGCCATCGTGGTGCGCGAGGAATCGCCGATCAGAACCCTGGCCGACCTCAAGGGCAAGAAAGTCGCCGTCACCAAGGCGGCTGGCGTGCACTACCTGCTGATCGCCGCGCTGGCCAAGGCTGGCCTGAAGTTCAGCGACATCGAGCCGGCCTACCTGACGCCCGCCGACGGCCGCGCCGCTTTCGAGAATCGCAAGGTCGATGCCTGGGTGACCTGGGAGCCCTTTATCAGCGGTGCCCAGCAGCAGCTGCCCACGCGCATCCTCGCCGACGGTGAGGGCGTGGCCGACTACCAGCGCTATTACCTGACCAGCGCCGCGTTCGCCAAGGCGCATCCGCAGGTGTTGCAGAGCGTGTTCAGCGAACTGGTGAAAGCCGGTGACTGGCTGTGCGCCAACCCGCGCCAGGGCGCCGAAATTCTCGGCCCGCTGTGGGGCAACCTCGATCCCGCGGTGGTCGAGAAAGCCAATGCCAAACGCAGCTATCAGGTTCGCCTGGTACAACCGGGCAGCCTGGCCGAGCAACAGAAAATCGCCGATGCCTTCTTTGCCGCCGGGCTGCTACCCAAGGCTGTCGACGCCAGCAAGGTCACTCTCTGGAGCCCCGCGAAATGA
- the sseA gene encoding 3-mercaptopyruvate sulfurtransferase produces MTFGPLVTTDWLAREGNTADLVLFDASTYLPNEGKNGREEYLRAHIPGARFFDIDAFSDPDTPLPHTLPSQGRFARLAGAEGVGNDTRVVVYDQKGLFSAARAWWLFRYFGHQNVAVLDGGLPKWLAEQRATETGEPAAAQERSFQVNVHARKVRGLGDVLEAIERDDTLILDARAANRFDGSTAEARPGVASGHIPGSQNLPYSRLLRSDHTLQPAETLRTLFSAAGVDGNKPVITSCGSGVTAAVLLLGMEVAGLPEGALYDGSWTEWGSRADTPKATGVV; encoded by the coding sequence ATGACATTTGGCCCTCTGGTAACAACCGACTGGCTGGCGCGCGAAGGCAACACCGCGGACCTGGTGCTGTTCGATGCCAGCACCTACCTGCCCAACGAAGGAAAAAATGGCCGCGAGGAGTATCTCAGGGCGCATATTCCCGGTGCCCGTTTCTTCGATATCGACGCCTTTTCCGACCCGGATACCCCACTGCCCCACACCCTGCCATCCCAGGGCCGCTTCGCGCGGCTGGCCGGCGCCGAAGGCGTGGGCAACGACACCCGCGTGGTGGTCTACGACCAGAAGGGGCTGTTCTCCGCCGCCCGCGCCTGGTGGCTGTTTCGCTACTTCGGTCACCAGAACGTGGCGGTGCTCGATGGCGGCCTGCCCAAGTGGCTGGCCGAACAGCGCGCCACCGAAACCGGTGAGCCGGCCGCTGCTCAAGAGCGCAGCTTCCAGGTCAACGTACACGCCCGCAAGGTGCGCGGCCTGGGCGATGTGCTTGAAGCAATCGAGCGCGACGACACGCTGATTCTCGATGCCCGCGCCGCCAACCGCTTCGACGGCAGCACCGCCGAAGCGCGCCCGGGTGTCGCCTCCGGACATATTCCGGGCAGCCAGAATCTGCCGTACAGCCGCCTACTGCGCAGCGATCACACCCTGCAGCCCGCGGAGACCCTGCGTACCCTGTTCAGCGCAGCCGGTGTCGATGGCAATAAACCGGTGATCACCAGCTGCGGCAGCGGCGTTACCGCGGCAGTGCTGCTGCTCGGCATGGAGGTGGCCGGCTTGCCGGAAGGCGCGCTGTACGACGGCTCCTGGACCGAATGGGGCAGCCGCGCCGATACGCCGAAGGCTACCGGCGTGGTGTGA
- a CDS encoding LysR family transcriptional regulator, which translates to MRRLNFHHLHYFWAVAKEGNLTRAAQTLHVAQSALSTQIRALEDQLGHPLFIRSGRNLLLTEAGQLVLDYADSIFALGSELQMTLQGALQANQQLRIGAVATLSRNFQENLLRPFLGRGELRIVLESGGLNDLLERLALHKLDVVLTNQAVSSDAQRSWRCRLLDRQSVCLVGPPRDGEFELQRDLQQARLIVPGRSSDIRSQFDLFCDSHGLRPDICAEVDDMAMLRLLARDSGDMALLPAVVVQDELQAGVLQLYAEIPEIAEQFFAVTLQRHFNLSILEELLA; encoded by the coding sequence ATGCGCCGCCTGAATTTTCATCACCTGCACTACTTCTGGGCCGTGGCCAAGGAAGGCAACCTGACGCGCGCGGCTCAGACGCTGCATGTCGCGCAGTCGGCATTGTCGACGCAGATCCGCGCCCTCGAAGACCAGCTCGGCCACCCCCTGTTCATCCGCTCCGGGCGCAACCTGCTGCTGACCGAGGCCGGGCAGCTGGTGCTGGATTACGCCGACAGCATCTTCGCCCTCGGCAGCGAATTGCAGATGACCCTGCAGGGCGCTTTACAGGCCAACCAGCAACTGCGTATCGGTGCGGTGGCAACGCTGTCGCGAAACTTTCAGGAGAACCTGCTGCGTCCCTTCCTGGGCCGCGGCGAGCTGCGCATCGTGCTGGAGTCCGGCGGCCTGAACGATCTGCTGGAGCGCCTGGCGCTGCACAAGCTGGACGTGGTGCTGACCAACCAGGCGGTCAGCAGCGACGCCCAGCGTTCCTGGCGCTGTCGTCTGCTGGACCGGCAGAGCGTGTGTCTGGTCGGCCCGCCGCGCGACGGAGAGTTCGAGCTGCAGCGCGATCTGCAGCAGGCCCGGCTGATCGTGCCGGGGCGCAGCAGCGACATCCGCAGCCAGTTCGATTTGTTCTGCGACAGCCATGGCCTGCGCCCGGATATCTGCGCCGAGGTCGACGACATGGCCATGCTGCGCCTGCTGGCCCGCGACTCCGGCGACATGGCCCTGCTGCCGGCGGTGGTCGTGCAGGACGAACTGCAGGCCGGCGTGCTGCAGCTGTATGCCGAGATCCCCGAGATCGCCGAGCAGTTCTTCGCCGTGACCCTGCAGCGGCATTTCAACCTCAGCATTCTCGAAGAGCTGCTGGCCTGA
- a CDS encoding OprD family porin, with protein MNKSTLALAVSLAALATEASAAGFIEDSKASIGLRNFYYDLNTKNTANNNGEAQEWGQGFIFNYASGFTQGTVGFGIDAIGLLGVKLDSGGKAGKTGRDRTPGQLFPLDSDGSAVDDYSKAGVTAKLRLSKTEARIGTLQPKLPVVTFNDGRLLPQTFEGGQVTSSDIDGLTLTAGQLESTKTRSSTDDIALRIAGASGEADTNKFYFAGGDWKATKDLTLQYYYGNLEDFYKQHFLGLVHNWAIGPGSLKSDLRYFDSNSDGKNGSAAGRAEGYTSSGYYGNGVTTGEVDNQTWSALFTYTLGGHSAGLGYQQVEGDSAFPFLNQGGGSSTYLITDRQIGKFASAGERTWVAEYAYDFAKLGVPGLKASIAYLKGDNVDSANGDLKEWERDLRLDYTLLDGPLKGLGVSWRNATQRGNVATDADENRLILSYTLTLL; from the coding sequence ATGAACAAGTCCACCTTGGCACTGGCCGTCTCCCTGGCCGCACTGGCCACCGAAGCGAGCGCCGCCGGCTTCATCGAAGACAGCAAGGCCAGCATTGGCCTGCGCAATTTCTATTACGACCTGAACACCAAGAACACCGCCAACAACAATGGCGAAGCCCAGGAGTGGGGACAGGGTTTCATCTTCAACTACGCCTCCGGGTTCACCCAGGGCACCGTCGGCTTTGGCATCGATGCCATCGGCCTGCTCGGCGTGAAGCTCGACTCCGGCGGCAAGGCGGGCAAGACCGGCCGTGATCGCACCCCAGGCCAGCTGTTCCCGCTGGACAGCGACGGCAGCGCGGTGGACGACTACAGCAAGGCCGGCGTGACCGCCAAACTACGCCTGTCCAAGACCGAGGCGCGCATTGGCACCCTGCAGCCCAAGCTGCCGGTGGTGACCTTCAACGATGGCCGCCTGCTGCCACAGACCTTCGAAGGCGGGCAGGTGACTTCCAGCGATATCGACGGCCTGACCCTGACCGCCGGCCAATTGGAAAGCACCAAGACCCGCAGCTCGACCGACGATATCGCCCTGCGTATCGCTGGCGCCTCGGGCGAGGCCGACACCAACAAGTTCTACTTCGCCGGCGGCGACTGGAAGGCCACCAAGGACCTGACGCTGCAGTACTACTACGGCAACTTGGAAGACTTCTACAAACAGCACTTCCTCGGCCTGGTGCACAACTGGGCCATCGGGCCGGGTTCGCTGAAGAGCGACCTGCGCTACTTCGACAGCAATTCCGACGGCAAGAACGGCAGCGCCGCAGGCCGTGCAGAGGGCTACACCAGCAGCGGCTACTACGGCAATGGCGTGACCACTGGCGAGGTCGACAACCAGACCTGGAGCGCCTTATTCACCTACACCCTGGGCGGCCATTCCGCCGGCTTGGGCTATCAGCAGGTCGAAGGCGACAGCGCCTTCCCGTTTCTCAACCAGGGCGGCGGCTCGTCGACCTACCTGATCACCGACCGGCAGATCGGCAAGTTCGCCAGTGCCGGAGAGCGCACCTGGGTGGCCGAATACGCCTACGACTTCGCCAAGCTCGGCGTGCCGGGCCTGAAGGCCAGCATCGCCTACTTGAAGGGCGACAACGTCGATTCCGCCAATGGCGACCTCAAGGAATGGGAACGTGACCTGCGCCTGGATTACACCCTGCTCGACGGGCCACTCAAGGGCCTGGGCGTGTCCTGGCGCAATGCGACCCAGCGCGGCAACGTCGCCACCGATGCCGACGAGAACCGCCTGATTCTGAGCTACACCCTGACGCTGCTGTAA
- a CDS encoding SfnB family sulfur acquisition oxidoreductase — MTSPITLEDSASDQDVAPPLHPAAILTSDADALEAAHTLARAAEAGAIQRDRERRLPWELVERFTASGLGSIAVPRAFGGPQLSYVTIAEVFRIISAVDPALGQIPQNHFGLLGLLHAAASPAQQQRLFASVLAGWRIGNGGPERGSKHTLDIQARLIERDGRRLLSGEKFYSTGALFAHWVTAKALDEQGRPWLAFIQRGRPGLRIVNDWSGFGQRTTASGTVLLNEVQVDENNLVPLWPLTEKPSIQGAFSQLIQAAIDLGIAGGAVRDAIAFVREKSRPWIDAKVERAGDDPYVIADVGRLQIELHAAEALLHGAARVLDETAAAPIDADAAARASIAVAEAKALTTEIALAASEKLLELAGSRATLAEFGLDRHWRNARTHTLHDPVRWKYHAIGAWHLNGSRPNRHSWI, encoded by the coding sequence ATGACCAGTCCGATTACCCTTGAGGACAGCGCATCCGACCAGGATGTCGCGCCACCGTTACACCCCGCCGCCATTCTCACCAGCGACGCCGATGCACTGGAGGCCGCCCATACCCTGGCCCGCGCCGCCGAAGCCGGCGCCATCCAGCGCGACCGCGAGCGGCGCCTGCCATGGGAGCTGGTGGAGCGTTTCACTGCCAGCGGCCTGGGCAGCATCGCCGTGCCACGCGCCTTTGGCGGCCCGCAGCTGTCGTACGTGACCATCGCCGAGGTGTTTCGCATCATCAGCGCCGTCGACCCGGCGCTCGGGCAAATTCCGCAGAACCACTTCGGCCTGCTCGGCCTGCTGCACGCCGCCGCCAGCCCGGCGCAGCAGCAGCGCCTGTTCGCCAGCGTGCTGGCCGGCTGGCGCATCGGCAACGGCGGCCCGGAGCGCGGCAGCAAGCACACCCTGGATATTCAGGCACGGCTGATCGAGCGCGACGGCCGCCGGCTGCTCAGTGGCGAGAAGTTCTACTCCACCGGCGCCCTGTTCGCCCATTGGGTCACCGCCAAGGCGCTGGACGAGCAAGGTCGCCCGTGGCTGGCCTTTATCCAGCGCGGCCGCCCAGGCCTGCGCATCGTCAACGACTGGTCCGGCTTCGGCCAACGCACCACCGCCAGCGGCACCGTGCTGCTCAACGAGGTGCAAGTCGACGAAAACAACCTGGTGCCGCTGTGGCCGCTGACCGAAAAACCAAGCATTCAGGGCGCGTTTTCCCAGCTGATTCAGGCCGCCATCGACCTGGGTATCGCAGGCGGCGCGGTCCGCGACGCCATTGCCTTTGTAAGAGAAAAGTCCCGGCCATGGATCGATGCCAAGGTCGAGCGCGCCGGTGACGATCCGTACGTGATCGCCGATGTCGGCCGCCTGCAGATCGAACTGCACGCTGCCGAAGCGCTGCTGCACGGGGCAGCCCGCGTGCTCGACGAAACCGCAGCGGCGCCCATCGACGCCGATGCGGCCGCCCGCGCCTCCATCGCCGTGGCCGAAGCCAAGGCGCTGACCACCGAGATTGCTCTGGCTGCCAGCGAAAAGCTGCTGGAGCTTGCTGGCAGCCGCGCCACCCTCGCCGAGTTCGGCCTCGACCGCCATTGGCGCAACGCGCGCACCCACACCCTGCACGATCCGGTGCGCTGGAAGTACCACGCCATCGGCGCCTGGCACCTCAACGGTAGCCGTCCCAACCGCCATTCCTGGATCTGA
- a CDS encoding ABC transporter permease has translation MKALSLAIARGLPAWRPRLNDLRGWVVPLLLLALLETLVRTDVLPSHQMPAPSQVAQTLYLLAQSGELWRHLSASLLRVGAGFVIGVALAIVIGTWVGLSRRAEAYLEPTFQALRAIPSLAWVPLLLLWLGIDETPKIVLIALGAFFPVYLALLAGIRNIDRKLVEVGQLYGLPPLTLVRRILLPAALPSLFTGLRGALSLSWMFLVAAELIAATRGLGYLLSDGRETSRPDLVIAAILLLALLGKLSDSLLKAWENRALRWRDSYQGGEGGA, from the coding sequence ATGAAAGCGCTAAGCCTGGCCATCGCACGGGGCCTGCCAGCCTGGCGGCCCCGGCTCAACGACCTGCGTGGCTGGGTGGTGCCGCTGCTGTTGCTGGCGCTGCTGGAAACCCTGGTGCGCACAGACGTACTGCCGAGCCATCAGATGCCGGCGCCCAGCCAGGTGGCGCAAACGCTCTACCTGCTGGCGCAAAGCGGCGAGCTGTGGCGGCATTTGAGCGCCAGCCTGCTGCGAGTTGGCGCCGGCTTCGTGATCGGCGTCGCGCTTGCCATCGTCATCGGTACCTGGGTCGGGCTGAGCCGGCGCGCCGAGGCGTATCTGGAACCGACCTTCCAGGCGCTGCGGGCGATTCCCAGTCTGGCCTGGGTGCCCTTGCTGCTGCTCTGGCTGGGCATCGACGAAACGCCGAAGATCGTGCTGATTGCCCTGGGCGCCTTCTTTCCGGTGTACCTGGCGCTGCTGGCCGGTATCCGCAACATCGACCGCAAGTTGGTGGAAGTCGGCCAGCTCTACGGCCTGCCGCCACTGACCCTGGTGCGCCGCATTCTCTTGCCGGCTGCGCTGCCAAGCCTGTTCACCGGCCTGCGTGGCGCATTGAGCCTGAGCTGGATGTTCCTGGTCGCCGCCGAACTGATCGCCGCCACCCGCGGCCTCGGTTACCTGCTCAGCGATGGCCGGGAAACCTCGCGACCGGATCTGGTGATCGCTGCCATCCTGTTGCTGGCGCTGCTCGGCAAACTCAGCGACAGCCTGCTCAAGGCCTGGGAAAACCGGGCTCTGCGCTGGCGTGACAGCTATCAAGGTGGGGAGGGCGGAGCATGA
- a CDS encoding ABC transporter ATP-binding protein → MSALLQLRNIHKAFAEVRVLDDVSLRLGAGELVSLLGPSGCGKSTLLRIAAGLDREYQGVLQLDPQLERGRGNGIGVVFQEPRLMPWLSVAQNVGFADGWIADDKWIQQLLRDVGLQGRGDALPKQLSGGQAQRVAIARALYGKSQVLLLDEPFSAVDAFTRMKLQDLVAELAARYGIAVLLVTHDLDEAFYLSDRVLILGGTPSRLQRELAVPLARPRDRRSPQLAQLRSEALTELYQSHAL, encoded by the coding sequence ATGAGCGCGCTTTTGCAATTACGGAACATCCATAAAGCCTTCGCCGAGGTGCGGGTGCTCGACGATGTCAGCTTAAGGCTCGGCGCCGGTGAGCTGGTCAGCCTGCTCGGCCCCAGCGGTTGCGGCAAGAGCACGCTGCTGCGCATCGCAGCGGGGCTGGATCGTGAGTATCAAGGCGTCTTGCAGCTCGACCCGCAGTTGGAACGGGGGCGTGGCAACGGCATCGGTGTGGTGTTTCAGGAACCGCGGCTGATGCCCTGGCTCAGCGTGGCGCAGAACGTCGGCTTCGCCGATGGCTGGATCGCCGACGACAAATGGATACAGCAACTGCTGCGCGATGTTGGCCTGCAGGGGCGCGGCGATGCTTTGCCCAAGCAGCTTTCCGGTGGCCAGGCGCAGCGTGTGGCGATTGCCCGGGCGCTGTACGGCAAATCCCAGGTGCTGCTGCTCGATGAGCCGTTCAGCGCGGTGGATGCCTTCACGCGGATGAAACTGCAGGACCTGGTGGCCGAGCTGGCTGCCCGCTACGGGATCGCCGTGCTGCTGGTAACCCATGATCTGGACGAAGCGTTTTATCTGAGTGATCGGGTGCTGATTCTCGGTGGTACGCCCAGTCGTTTGCAGCGTGAGCTGGCGGTGCCGCTGGCGCGTCCGCGTGATCGTCGCTCGCCACAGTTGGCGCAGTTGCGCAGCGAAGCACTGACCGAGTTGTATCAATCTCACGCGCTGTAA